The sequence CATGCAATCATACCTGGCTCTGGTTCATTCTTTAGCTAACGCGTTCGTCGACTTCAGGATCAGCCAAATTTCCAGGAGCTAGAACAAGCAGGCGGATGTGCTCAGTAAACTGGCGGCCCTTACCTTCAATCACCTAGAAAAGAAAATATTAGTAGAACAAGTCTTCACGAAGTGCACAGATCCAGAAACCACGATCGCAtctattgaagaagaagaagcgaCTTGGATGACAGATATCATAGAATTCCTGTGAACCGGATCTTTACCCGAAGGAGAGAAGGAAGCAATGAAGATCAGGGTGAAGGCACCAAACTACGAGTTGCGAGGAGAAATTTTATATCGAAAGTCTTATTTAGGCGCGTCCCTGCGCTGCGTAGGACCTAAAGAGGCTGCTATGATTATCGATGAGGTTCACAAAGGATCCTGCGGGTTGCATTCTGGGTGGAGAACAGTCACCGAGAGAATTAAGCGACTAGGATATTATTGGCCTAGAATGTACGCTGACACAGCTGAAAGGATTAGAGTTTGCCAGGAGTGTCAGTTACACGCGTCCGCCAGCAGAGCGCCTCAGCATCCCATGATACCTATCGTATCACTGTGGCCATTTTGCAAGTGGGCTATCGACATAGTAGGACATTTCCCAAAGGGAGCGGGAAACGCTGAATACCTGGTGGTAGCTATCGACTTCTTCACCAAGTGGGTGGAAGCAAAGCCATTGCGCACTATTTCCAGTAAGCAAGTTAGAGATTTCTTCTGGGAAAGCATTGTGTGCAGGTTCGGTGTACCTAATGAGATTGTTAGCGATAATGGTACGCAATTTGAAGGTAATCCCTTCTGCAGCTGGTGTCGAGATCTGAATATCAAACAACGCTTCACCTCCGTCGCGCACCCTCAGGCCAATGGTCAATGTGAGGTCACCAACAGAGACATTGTGCACGCCATCAAAGCAAGGTTGGGGATGAAGCGCAGCGGATGGGTAGATGAGTTACCCAAAGTCCTATGGGCACACCGAACGACGCACAAGAACAACACATGAGAGACACCATTCAGTCTGGTGTACGGTTCAGAGGCAGTAATCCCAACGGAGATAACCGTTCCAACAGAAAGAATTTTGTCATACAGCGAAGGCGAGAACGACGAAAGATTGTGCACTAACCTGAACTACGCGGAGGAGCGCAGAGAAATGGTGGCCATCCGATAAGTCGCCAACAAGCAGCGCATTGCAAAATATTACGACAAGCGCGTAAGGGCAAGAACGTACAAGGTAGGAGACCTTGTGTGGCGCGACAACCAAGCAAGCAGGGCCCAAAACACTGGAAAGTTAGGGCCAAACTGGGAAGGACCTTACAAGGTCGTTGGGATCATTAACACCGGAACTTACAAACTGGCAGAGCTTAAGGGAAATCCAATCAAGCGGACCTGGCATGCTACCACGCTTAAAAAATGCTACATGTAATATAGAAAATAGGAGACTTGATCAATCACCTACTTTGTCTAGACTTGCATGTAATTACTAAACAACGCGCCTTTGTAGGTCGACCGTGTACTGCACTATTGTAAACTCGTTTTCCGATTATATTAAAGCATTAAGTCATTTTTGGTTACGATTTCATGTGCCTCTCAGAGCTGAATAGCTTTATGATTTGAATTGCATGCGCACAGTAAAATACTAGcgcgttcctgcctacttaagggatgACTTTTCCTAGCTCCCGCGCGGCAGAAGTCTGTTTGGCGACAGACTAGACCTATTACCGGAGAGCGACGGTCATTGGGTTGATCTAGTTCCACCCGAGCAGACCTAGGGATATGCAATTCATGACTATAAACAAAAAAGTGTTGGCCGCGCTTGACCACAGTCCCAAACTAACGTTTGGAAGACTCTTCGACGCGATTACGAGCGCGCGATCCAAAGTGTGTGTTGAGTGCACATCAGCACACATGAAGGTTAGCGACGGCACGCCAAGAGTATAAAACAGCGATAATTACCAGTAATGAAACGAGAATATGAAAAGTAAGTATATCACGCGCTTATATCGCGATAACACATTTTCCACTTATTGCGAAAAATACACTTAATACAAAATGTTACACGCGTCATGACGCATTATGGCAATACAAAACAAAATTACAACTCAGAATCTATCAACTCTCGCGCCGATACTCGCGGGTTGCATAACAACTCCTCAAGTCGGGGAATAGGGATGTGATGTAGCGCTCTGCAGGCCTCCCTAGCGACTTTTCACGCTCCGGGAATGAGGCAGTCTCGAATAGCTTTGGGAAGAATGGTGGGCACCTGAATATGTTTTTTTACGATATCCCAAAAGTGAAGACGCTCGACATCCTGTATAGCTTTTAAAGCGCTCTCATAGCGATCATTTACGGCAGCGCTGTTTAAAGCATGATCCACTATACGAGGAAGGCCTGCCTTTAACACCTCAAACTCCTGAGCAGCAGACCTCGCTCGCTGCTCCAACTCGGCGCACTATGCGCATAGCACACGGATAGTTCCCTCGTGATCGCTATTCTGAAGGTTAGCGCAATCTAGCTGCGCCTGAATATTTTTGTTCACATGCTGCGCCTTATCAAGCTTGCCGCTAAGGCGCATTATGGTATCCCTCATCACGAAGAATTCATCATCGGAAGACTCCTTGCTCGGCCTAGGGCTCCGGACGTTCTTACCCTTACAAGAACCCGCCGAGTTCGGGCGCTGCCTTTCAACAGAAGAGTCACTGTCGATCTGAATGGGAGATGGATGAGGTCTATCCGCGCTCCCTCTCGCATTACTACCGTGCCCATCATCTGTATCGGAATAATAACAATTAAGTAATGCCGAAGTACAAACAAAATAAGTAACATATGAGGTGCGCAGTATACCAGTACGAGCGCGTTTTGAAGGGGAAGAAGCGGCAGATCTTTTGCGCTTCTTCGGAGCAGGCGCGCCACGATGTGGCGGAACGAATTTCCCGCGAGGACATCGTTTGGGCAAGTCAGCATACTGCGCCGtgatcttcttctttttcttcttgcgTGAAGGGCCAGAAACAGAAGCTGCGGCGACGGGGCGCTTAGTAGAAAAGCCTTTCCCCAAAGGCATGCGGTCCACCACTACTGAAGTAGAAGAAGAGAACTCGAGGTACTCGGAGAAAGAAATTGCTGTCAAACAAAGGGTGAGAGCGTTAAGGAAGGTTAAGAATAAAAGAAGGTAAAAAGCTCTACATACCTTGCAAATGACGACCGAAGTGAGGATAGTAGTTGGGATCTGGCCAATGCTTGGATATCTCACTAGCGTACAGCACGCTGTTGCTATACGTACGTAAGGAACGCGCGCGGCCTACGCATTTATCCAACATTGACCTTTCGCTTGAACTTAAAGGTGGCGCCATATTTAAGCTACCATCAAAACCGTATTGCCAAGCACTCACATTTGAGAAATCTAACGGAATGAAGGTATCATCCACGAAGAAGTAACGCTCTTTCCAGTCGCGCGGATTCTCCTCTGATGGCTCCCCGGTAAAGCGAATATTGTCACGGAAAGAGAACCTTGTATCAAGAAGTtcacaagaaaatatgttcttgaacaAATTCACCGTAGGAATAAAGTCGTGCGCCCTGCACCACATCTGAAAAACAACAAGGCGGCAAGCGCTGTCAGGATCCAGCTGACCCACGCCAATATTAAAATGTGAAAGCACGCGCAAGATGAAATTCGTAGGTGGAATGCGCATATTTCCACGCTCGAACACTACACTATAAACGGCTACTTTTCCGCTAGGTGCACGGTTGGCCCGGTCTAAACGTCCAGGAACGGCGGGCGAAAGGGATCTCATGGGAGGATATCGCTTTGAGATATGCGTTACGTATTCGGCGGAGATGGATGAAGGAATGGAGCCAATGTTGGAAAAGTCAGCGCGATAGACCATGTcggagagagaagagagaaaagtGAAAAATGAATGAAGAAAGTTCTATTTATAGAAGGGGAAGAGACGGTCATAATGAATCTTGACCGTATACGTGTCAGAAGACAACTCAAGGAGAGAATTTAATGCAACGTGACAGGTGACGTGACGGCTGTCACGTCACACCTGTCATGGAATTAATAGCAGTTGAGTTCGACACCATGCGCAATACTTGCGCATAgtatcgaactggggggacttaatgatacgcatacccgattgacTCGTGTCgcgcatcacacttgcaccatgtGCATATCCTCCGCGCTATGGCACTTCTGGCGCAAGTAAATGTGCGCTAGAGGGGGCCATTTTGACGATGGTGCGCTGTATAAGGGTGACATGTCCTGTACTTGTCACGTTCTCTGTGCAAGAGCCGACAGCCAGCGAAAAAGGTGATAGTACTGTTCCCTGGTCCCCTCCACGAAATAACCGGGTAGTGCAGACAAGAAAGCAACATGGAACACGTGGCTCCAATGAATGGACAATactgtagctataaataacggactcgaatcacaaggCAGGGGGTTGGTCTATTTTGGGAAGttacacacatactatttttaGTATCTACGTACGGACCAGTCCCGCTATTTACATAGCACCTCccttacccgcgctaccggacttatacccgcgctaccggactcacAGCACTACACTAGAAACCTATAGAGGTAGCGTTCCTTGAACACAAACCCTATTCCCGACGCGAGCCATCGATGACCGGACTAtccgccgatggtgggtctacgtttaaccacccctgttgagatcctcatctcgcaaggggttattcacggtactccggaccggagagttaaacgcagttgacccttaaatcccctcttagtgatgtcaagcatggaccgaactcgACTCGAATATTCTATGCTTAGATCAATTTTTTAACGACAACTTTAGTTATAAAAAACCATTTATTTATAAACAACAAAGAAATTCAGAAAACCATCCAGgcctagcctgggtggccaccagcactttcagtgaaggggaggtctcgggttcaatcctaaggggtgcccgcatttaatgaccaaactggagaatgccttacctggtagcggtggagggctgacttgccgtttacccggggtttacctgcggtgggggggccaatgtgctctggcccatagcggggttcctcgtaaaaaaaaaaaaaaaaaaaaacaaagaaattcAGAAAATAACTTAAAGCACAACCTACAACCATCTAATGCACAATGAAAAGTGAAAAAACACAAAATAatcaaacataaaccctaaacaccaAATAATAATGAAATCCGTCTTCCGTACCGCATCACTACTTACCGTTGCACTATCCCACTCTTCCTTAAACCCTAACCCCATAACCCAACTCTCCCACCGTACACCCACCTCTTCATTTCCCCTAATCACCACCGTCAACCGCCGCACAACTCACCGCAACATTTTTTCAGGTTCAATGGCCGGCGGCGACTCATCTCCTACTTCCGCCGTTGTAGAAAAACAATTTGATGAGTTCCGTCACCGTTTAGAAGAGTCTGGAAACTTACGTGACCGAATTAAAGCTGTTGCATCTGAAATTGAATCGGTTACTCGGATCATGCACTCTAGTCTTCTTCTTGTTCACCAATCTCGCCCAATTCCTGGTattattcttattttttttattattaatatgtttgcaAAAAATGTTAGTAGTTGTAATCTGTGGTTGGCTGATGATATAAGTATTGAATCGAAATTATTGGTAGATGTGATAATAGCTACCCATTAAACTTTCACATTTTGTTTTAATTATTACTATAAGCACTATGTTGGAATAGTTATGAAGCTTAATTGAGTATGTGGGTAGTAAAAAAAGTACTTGTAGTGTTCATATCCAGTGGCGGAAGCAGTATTTTTTTTTTCACCGGGgcgaaattttttataaaaatctagcaatttttttgggcaaaatatggaggtttttgggcaaaatttgatggTTTTTGGACAAATCTTGAATGTTTTTGAACaacatttgaaggttttggggcaaaatatgtaggttttggggcaaaaaaaatccaCTGGGGACAAAGTCGAAAAATCCGATATTTTTatactgaaaattgcaaatccactgggggcgggcgcCCCTTCCCCTACATAAAACCGCCCCTGTTCATATCAGTTGTTTTTAAAAAATACATTGCTATTACATGGCTTAGACTCTGTAGTATGTGTAAAAGCTATTTGATTAAAGGGAAGTTTCAAGGCAATTTCATGGTGAATGAGTGATTATACCTTAAAGTAATGTTTGTAATACACGATTGAATATTTAAGGTGAAAATTGAGAAGTATGCAGTAGTTTAGTTAAATTGCGAATTATGTTATAGCAGTTAGAATATAAATCTAGTTGTTTGCTACTTTGTGTAGTCTGTTAAGTCTCTTACACTAAGTGTAATGTAAGTTTATGCAATATTGCAATGTATATCTGAAGGGTTATTGATAGATGCAGCCCTTTAAAAACATTTTTTTGTAACACTTAACAGTAGTTGATATCCATACAGGATCCAGGTGAATGTTTTCATGTCTTTTTTATTCGCTAACTATGTCATAAGAGTGAAAAGACAAATTTCATGAACAATAATAATTTGTTTATCCTTGTCAATTAAATTGATTAAACCTTACTTTCCGCAGTGCACAATTTTTGTTATGCAACTTATACCGAATCTTAGTGAAGGCTTAAATGCTTTCCCATTAAAAGTTTGAATTTTTAAGGATATGATTCACCTACTGATGTGTTAGGACTAATGTATACATGTTCTGTACTTTTCTTTTTCACTTTGTTATGTTTACTTACAGAGGTTCTAGAAAAGGCAAAGGCCCAAATTGGTGTACTGAAGCAGCTTTTTAACAAACTTGCTGAAATTGTTCGTGAAAGCCCGGGTCAGTACTACAGGTGAGTGCAGTAGTTATGCTTATGTTACTTGTTAGTTTTATTTGCTACTTACTGTTTCCTTTCGTTGCTGATTATATGTACGCTGTTCACTAACAGGTACCATGGCGACTGGAGGAATGAGACACAGCAAGTCGTCTCTCTGCTTGCTTTTATGCATTGGCTTGAGACAGGAAACCTTCTAATACATACTGAAGTGGAGGGACAACTTGAGTGTAAGTTCTAGTCTTTGTTTTACATAGTAATGTGTATAGCATAATATACTGATATGTATGTATGAAATACGCTAGGATTACTTTACTTACCCTTTATACATTAGTTGCTTTAGTTACTTGTGGTAGAACTTGGTTAATACTATTTGTTGATCGTTTACGCAGTAAATGCTTCAGAATTTGGTCTTGACGTTGAAGATTATCTTATTGGTGAGTGGAACACGTGAAAGCCTTTCTTTCTCTATCATAATGTTCCcacattaaccactcgtcacaaTTTTAACTGTTTTACTGTTTTTTGTAGGAATTTGTTTTATGTCAAATGAGTTGGTAAGAATCCctctaaagtttttttttttttttttttttttttagttttgcaTTTGTTTTGAATGTGATGATATTGTCTACTTCAGATGCTAGAAGTGGAAAACTGTGGTAACAGTAGTTAATTAATTACATAAGCAGCGGGCAAAACGTAATTGCTTATTGCAAGTT comes from Rutidosis leptorrhynchoides isolate AG116_Rl617_1_P2 chromosome 4, CSIRO_AGI_Rlap_v1, whole genome shotgun sequence and encodes:
- the LOC139844292 gene encoding uncharacterized protein: MKSVFRTASLLTVALSHSSLNPNPITQLSHRTPTSSFPLITTVNRRTTHRNIFSGSMAGGDSSPTSAVVEKQFDEFRHRLEESGNLRDRIKAVASEIESVTRIMHSSLLLVHQSRPIPEVLEKAKAQIGVLKQLFNKLAEIVRESPGQYYRYHGDWRNETQQVVSLLAFMHWLETGNLLIHTEVEGQLELNASEFGLDVEDYLIGICFMSNELPRYVVNQVTAGDYDCPRKVLKFLTDLHASFRLLNLRNDLLRRKFDGMKYDLRKVEEVYYDVKIRGLASKSDSKGDQITQET